From Halococcus salsus, one genomic window encodes:
- the infB gene encoding translation initiation factor IF-2: MSETHTNADAAGDTAASLRTPIVAVLGHVDHGKTTLLDKIRGSAVTDGEAGAITQHIGATAVPLETVSELAGSLVDPDDFDLPGLLFIDTPGHHSFSTLRSRGGALADIAILVVDVNDGFQPQTIEALDILQRTETPFVVAANKIDTVAGWNPQPDSPIQQSYDAQTDRARSRLDENLYEVIGELSDHDFSADMYWRVQNFANNVGVVPTSAETGEGVPDVLTVLMGLSQRYLKDEMAIDVDGPGAGTVLEVKDQKGFGTAIDVVLYDGTVRSDDTIVVGASGDPIVTDVRALLQPRPLAEIRTESRFEQVDAVSAAAGLKIAAPELDSAMAGAPVRVVRDQPLDDVVAAVEEELAAIGVTTQEEGVVVKADTLGSLEAVADALEEAEIPIVRAEVGAVAPRDVTVASTADEEKHETVLAFSVDVLDNAAEQADESGVRIFESDVIYRLVEEYDEFVTERERSQQDAILENISRPARFQLLPDHTFRQNDPAVVGVEILTGTMKRNARVVDFSGAEPKRIGEVNGIQDQGEDVDQARKGDRVSVAIDGPTVGRQIEEGDELWVELPEKHAKVLEQELTEDIPADEADALRMYLDKHRRRDPFWGK; this comes from the coding sequence ATGTCCGAAACACACACCAACGCGGACGCCGCCGGCGACACGGCGGCGTCCCTCCGAACCCCGATCGTCGCGGTCCTCGGCCACGTCGACCACGGCAAAACCACGCTCCTCGACAAGATCCGCGGCTCGGCGGTCACCGACGGCGAGGCGGGCGCGATCACCCAGCACATCGGCGCGACCGCCGTACCGCTCGAAACCGTCTCCGAGCTAGCCGGCAGTCTCGTCGACCCCGACGACTTCGACCTCCCCGGTCTGCTGTTCATCGACACGCCCGGCCACCACTCCTTCTCGACCCTCCGGTCTCGGGGGGGTGCGCTCGCCGACATCGCGATCCTCGTCGTGGACGTCAACGACGGATTCCAGCCCCAGACCATCGAGGCCCTCGACATCCTCCAGCGCACCGAGACCCCGTTCGTGGTCGCGGCGAACAAGATCGATACTGTGGCCGGTTGGAACCCCCAGCCCGATAGCCCGATCCAGCAGAGCTACGACGCCCAGACCGACCGCGCCCGCTCGCGGCTCGACGAGAACCTCTACGAGGTCATCGGCGAGCTCTCCGACCACGACTTCTCGGCGGACATGTACTGGCGGGTCCAGAACTTCGCCAACAACGTCGGCGTCGTGCCGACGAGCGCCGAGACGGGCGAGGGCGTCCCCGACGTTCTCACCGTTCTGATGGGCCTCTCCCAGCGCTACCTCAAGGACGAGATGGCGATCGACGTCGACGGACCGGGGGCGGGCACGGTGCTCGAAGTCAAGGACCAGAAGGGGTTCGGCACCGCGATCGACGTGGTGCTCTACGACGGAACGGTGAGATCCGACGACACCATCGTGGTGGGCGCGTCGGGCGACCCGATCGTGACCGACGTCCGGGCGCTGCTCCAGCCCCGGCCGCTTGCCGAGATCCGAACCGAGAGCCGCTTCGAGCAGGTCGATGCGGTGAGCGCGGCGGCGGGGCTCAAGATCGCCGCACCGGAGCTCGACAGCGCGATGGCGGGGGCCCCGGTACGAGTGGTCCGCGACCAGCCTCTCGACGACGTCGTGGCGGCAGTCGAGGAGGAGCTCGCCGCCATCGGTGTCACCACCCAGGAGGAGGGGGTCGTGGTGAAAGCCGACACCCTCGGAAGCCTCGAAGCCGTCGCCGATGCCCTCGAAGAGGCCGAGATTCCTATCGTCCGTGCGGAGGTCGGCGCGGTCGCACCCCGCGACGTCACGGTGGCGAGCACCGCCGACGAGGAGAAACACGAGACGGTGCTCGCCTTCTCGGTCGACGTGCTCGACAACGCCGCCGAACAGGCCGACGAGAGCGGCGTCCGGATCTTCGAGAGCGACGTGATCTATCGCCTCGTCGAGGAGTACGACGAGTTCGTCACCGAACGCGAGCGGAGCCAGCAGGACGCCATCCTCGAGAACATCTCGCGGCCCGCACGCTTCCAGCTCCTCCCCGACCACACCTTCCGGCAGAACGACCCGGCGGTGGTCGGCGTCGAGATCCTGACCGGGACCATGAAACGCAACGCGCGCGTCGTCGACTTCTCCGGGGCGGAGCCGAAACGCATCGGCGAGGTCAACGGCATCCAGGACCAGGGCGAGGACGTCGACCAGGCCCGCAAGGGCGACCGCGTGAGCGTCGCCATCGACGGCCCCACCGTCGGCCGACAGATCGAGGAAGGCGACGAGCTCTGGGTCGAGCTCCCCGAGAAGCACGCGAAGGTCCTCGAACAGGAGCTCACGGAGGACATCCCGGCCGACGAGGCCGACGCCCTCCGGATGTACCTCGACAAACACCGTCGGCGCGACCCCTTCTGGGGGAAGTGA
- a CDS encoding NOB1 family endonuclease, with protein MEILDSSAFINEYDAGDDIATVPEVGMELEGEHSYRYDALEGAGMYIHVPEEAVVGRVERAARESGDADELSETDIKLVAAAFELDATLVTDDYAMQNVADRLDIRVEFIAQEGITEAREWEFQCQGCGRTFDERKDRCPICGSGLARKNPS; from the coding sequence ATGGAAATACTCGACTCGTCGGCGTTCATCAACGAGTACGACGCGGGGGACGACATCGCGACGGTGCCGGAGGTGGGGATGGAGCTCGAAGGCGAGCATTCCTATCGCTACGACGCGCTCGAAGGCGCGGGGATGTACATCCACGTGCCCGAGGAGGCCGTGGTGGGCCGGGTCGAGCGCGCCGCGCGCGAGAGCGGCGACGCCGACGAACTCTCGGAGACGGACATCAAACTCGTCGCGGCGGCGTTCGAACTCGACGCGACGTTGGTCACCGACGACTACGCGATGCAGAACGTCGCCGACCGGCTCGATATTCGTGTCGAGTTCATCGCCCAGGAGGGCATCACGGAGGCCCGCGAGTGGGAGTTCCAGTGTCAGGGCTGTGGCCGAACGTTCGACGAACGGAAGGACCGCTGTCCGATCTGCGGCAGCGGGCTCGCGCGGAAGAACCCCTCGTAG
- a CDS encoding CPBP family intramembrane glutamic endopeptidase encodes MAAEHTDGSRSDPLRYLSAVTIAFGLVVAGFLVANLIVVPLLPVLSAFDLSIRSTPGYVGSTLLQNVGFAVVVLAYMRYADLPDLFDVRWPSLSRPRRLLRDLGWVLVGFVLLVAASQAVSIFLQGIGLAPGTNRIVSAVRADPTLALYLIALSFLATGPGEEILFRGGAQGILRRVFSPVPAVLLSSALFGLAHATATIASSGLAGAGGYVVSTFLLGLILGGLYEYTDNLLVPALIHGAYNAVTFAQLYALEALSFHPYF; translated from the coding sequence ATGGCGGCAGAACACACCGACGGCAGCCGATCCGACCCCCTTCGCTACCTCTCGGCGGTCACGATCGCGTTCGGGCTCGTCGTGGCCGGCTTCCTCGTCGCGAACCTCATCGTCGTCCCGCTGTTGCCCGTGCTCTCGGCCTTCGACCTCTCGATCCGGAGCACGCCGGGCTACGTCGGGTCGACGCTCCTCCAAAACGTCGGGTTCGCCGTGGTCGTGCTCGCCTACATGCGCTACGCCGACCTCCCCGACCTCTTCGACGTCCGGTGGCCCTCGCTCTCGCGTCCCCGACGCCTCCTCCGCGACCTCGGGTGGGTACTGGTTGGCTTCGTCCTGCTGGTGGCCGCCTCACAGGCCGTCTCGATCTTCCTCCAGGGCATCGGCCTCGCACCCGGTACGAACCGGATCGTGAGCGCGGTCAGGGCGGACCCGACGCTCGCGCTCTACCTCATCGCGCTCTCCTTCCTCGCGACCGGCCCCGGCGAGGAGATCCTGTTCCGCGGCGGGGCGCAGGGGATCCTCCGGCGGGTGTTCTCGCCCGTCCCGGCGGTCCTGCTTTCGAGCGCCCTCTTCGGGCTCGCCCACGCCACCGCCACGATCGCCTCCTCGGGTCTCGCGGGTGCCGGCGGCTACGTGGTCTCGACCTTCCTGCTCGGGCTCATTCTGGGTGGACTCTACGAGTACACCGACAACCTGCTGGTTCCCGCCCTCATCCATGGAGCCTACAACGCGGTCACGTTCGCCCAGCTCTACGCGCTAGAGGCCCTCTCCTTTCACCCCTATTTCTGA
- a CDS encoding PRC-barrel domain-containing protein, with protein sequence MPDVLARNLIDKAVIGSDGTELGTLSTVTMNIETGELANLIITPRGETMDQVEIERDDEGRYAVPIRSVQAVKDHIVVDR encoded by the coding sequence ATGCCAGACGTACTCGCGCGGAACCTGATCGACAAGGCCGTGATCGGGTCCGACGGGACCGAGCTCGGCACGCTCTCGACGGTGACGATGAACATCGAGACCGGCGAACTCGCGAACCTCATCATCACGCCGCGGGGCGAGACGATGGACCAGGTCGAGATCGAACGCGACGACGAGGGCCGATACGCCGTCCCGATCCGAAGCGTGCAGGCGGTCAAAGACCACATCGTCGTCGACCGGTGA